One Cupriavidus pauculus genomic window, CGTGCCCGGCCTGGACCTGCAGCGCATCTGCCGCGACCTGAAACAGATCTGCGAAGCGCAGATCCGCCTGTTCGAGCCGCGCTCGGCACGCGCGCCGTTCCTCGACAGTAACCGCCGCTACGTGTTCATGACGATGGTCACGACCGATGGCTACGGCGGCCTCGAGCATCGCGCGAGCACGGCGCTGATGTGCGCGCGCGCCGATCTGCCCGTACGTGGCAACAGCGAGACCAGCGAAGGCTACCGGACCTTCCTCGGCCTGTGCAGCCACGAGTATTTCCATACGTGGAACGTCAAGCGCATCAAGCCGGCGGCGTTCGTGCCGTACCGGCTGGATGAAGAAAGCTACACGCCGTTGCTGTGGCTGTTCGAAGGGTTCACGAGCTACTACGACGACCTGATTCTCGTGCGCACGGGGCTGATCGACGACAAGCAGTACGTCGAGATGATCACCAAGACCTGGAACGGCGTGCTGCGCGGCAACGGCCGCACCAAGCAGAGCGTGGCGGCCAGCTCGTTCGACGCGTGGACCAAGTACTACCGTCAGGACGAGAACGCGCCGAATGCGATCGTCAGCTATTACACCAAGGGCTCGCTGGTCGCGCTCGCGCTGGATCTGACCATTCGCGAGAAGACGGGCGGCCGCCGCTCGCTCGACGACGTCATGCGCGCGCTGTGGCAGCGCTATGGCCGCGAGTTCTACGCGCCGGGCCATGTCCAGCGCGGCGTGACGGAGGCCGAGGTGTATGCGCTGTTCGACGAGGTCACGGGCCTGCGGCTCGGCACGCTGCTGCGCGCGCTGACCGAGGGCACGGGCGAGATCGGACTGGTGCCGCTGCTGCGCGCGTTCGGCATCAAGGCCGAGACGCAGAAGCCCGCCACCGCGATCAACACGGCGGCGCTCGGCATCAAGACGCGCGTCGAGGACGGCTGGGTGCGCGTGACGCAGGTGCTCGACGATGGCGCGGCGCAGGCTGCCGGCATCTCGTCGGGCGATCTGCTCGTGGCCATCGACGGCCTGCGCGTGACCGGCGGCCAGCTCGACAAGCTGCTGGCGCGCTATCGCGCCGGCGATCGCACCGAGGTGCACGTGTTCCGCCGCGACGAGCTCCAGGTGCTGCCCGTCAAGCTGGGCCGCGAACCCGCCACGCAATATCGCGTCACGGTCGAGGAGGGCCGCCACGCCTTGCGCGCACGCTGGCTCGGTCAATAACCCACCGGGGGGCGGCCGTCATCGCGCGCCGCCGCCCGAACGCCTCGCCCCATGGAATACGCGCACGATCCCCGCACGTTCCTGTTTTCCCACTATATCTACCGTGGCCTGCGCTCGGCCACGGGCGTCATCGGCATTACGCTGCTCGCGATGCAGGTCATGGACCTGCCGAGCGCGATGGTGGTCTCCATCGGCGCGCTCTGCACGAGCCTGATGGACCTGCCGAGCCCGCTGAACCACAAGTTCAACGAGATGCTGGCCAGCGTGCTGCTCTGTACGGCCGTGGCGCTGATCGTTGCGCTGGCGGTACCGTTCCCGCGCGTGATGCCGTTCGTTCTCGTGGCCGTCACGTTCTTCGCGGGCATGCTCACGGTGTACGGCAACAAGACGATGTCGCTGCAGTTCTCGGCGCTGTTCGTCATGACGCTGACCGTCAACGAGGAATTCGTCGTGCGCAAGGCCTTCGCGCACGCGGGTCTTTTCGGCGCCGGCGCCATGGCGTACATGATCTACGCAATGGCCGTGAGCTGGATCACCGAGCAACGCACGCGGCAGCAGATTCTGGCCGAGGCGCTCTATGAACTCTCGCGCTACCTCGAGATCAAGTCCGCGTTCTATGACGCGGGCAACGACTTCGACGAGCAGTTCAACCAGCTCGTGCGGCAGCAGATGGTGGTCGCGGAGCGCCAGCAGGCCGCGCGCGATCTGGTCCTGCGCGGCAACAAGACCATGCACGACGGGCTGCTCGTGCAGGTGCATCTGCGGATGCTCGATCTCTACGAGTACGTGCTGTCGACGAACACCGACTACCAGATGCTGCGGCAGGTCTTCGGCGGCACGCCGGTGCTCGACCATCTGCGCGACCTTGTGCGCAAGATGTCGCAGGACGTGGAGGAAGTCGCGTTCGACGTGACGCGCGGGCGGCCCTCGTATGCCACGGTCGATTACGCGCCGACCATCCGCCGCGTGGAAGAGGAGATCGCGCAGCTGCGCCATCACCATATTCCGGCCTCGGCGATGACGGCGCTGTCGGACACGCTCGAGATGATCAAGGGCGCGATCACGCTGATCGGCCAGCTGCACGAGGCCTCGCGGACGCCGGTGGAACCGGCCAAGGTCCTGCCGGGTTCGGACATGACGCCGTTTCTCACGCGCCAGAAGTACGAGTTCGGCGTCATCCGCGACAACCTGAACTGGCGTTCGCCGGCGTTCCGGTT contains:
- a CDS encoding M61 family metallopeptidase produces the protein MTPIRYAIAPLHPEAHLFAVTVTVDTPDPEGQTFSLPAWIPGSYMIREFARNIVRIRADDARGQVALTKVDKQTWVAAPCNGPIALRYEVYAWDLSVRSAHLDTTHGFFNGSSVFLRVDGQQERPCLVEIAAPAGEAYANWRVATSMPEARGRDGAKRYGFGRYQVSDYDELVDHPVEMGEFALASFKACGAQHDVVFTGRVPGLDLQRICRDLKQICEAQIRLFEPRSARAPFLDSNRRYVFMTMVTTDGYGGLEHRASTALMCARADLPVRGNSETSEGYRTFLGLCSHEYFHTWNVKRIKPAAFVPYRLDEESYTPLLWLFEGFTSYYDDLILVRTGLIDDKQYVEMITKTWNGVLRGNGRTKQSVAASSFDAWTKYYRQDENAPNAIVSYYTKGSLVALALDLTIREKTGGRRSLDDVMRALWQRYGREFYAPGHVQRGVTEAEVYALFDEVTGLRLGTLLRALTEGTGEIGLVPLLRAFGIKAETQKPATAINTAALGIKTRVEDGWVRVTQVLDDGAAQAAGISSGDLLVAIDGLRVTGGQLDKLLARYRAGDRTEVHVFRRDELQVLPVKLGREPATQYRVTVEEGRHALRARWLGQ